One stretch of Mangifera indica cultivar Alphonso chromosome 9, CATAS_Mindica_2.1, whole genome shotgun sequence DNA includes these proteins:
- the LOC123225522 gene encoding uncharacterized protein YtfP isoform X1 — protein sequence MKSIWATMNFTLARLVFNPGVFFRTAIIGRNYNSYARKFSTFALNPHCEMSGEEVLVVVGGGAAGIFGAIRAKTVAPKLNVVVIEKGKPLSKWWWWWQVKISGGGRCNVTNGHCADNKILAGHYPRGHKEFRGSFFNVHGPLDTMSWFSDHGVELKTEKDGRVFPVSDSSSSIVNCLLSEAKFRGVSLQTGKFVTSASANAGGKILLKVEKRTINLVESIEADYLLIASGSSKQGYGLAAQLGHSIIDPVPSLFTFKIGDSQLTELSGVTFQKVIAKLKLVNVQKNSPHLTQVGPMLVTHWGLSGPVILRLSAWGARDLFCSGYKGILTVDFVSDLHIESMESILSNHRNQFVKQKVINSCPSEFGLVKRFWKYILDREGLCGDTLWASISNNSLISITHLLKHCTFEVTGKGQFREEFVTAGGVPLSEVSLNTMESKIHSRLFFAGEVLNVDGVTGGFNFQNAWSGGYIAGTSIGKLATNASLNDR from the exons ATGAAATCCATTTGGGCAACCATGAACTTCACTTTAGCGCGTTTAGTGTTCAACCCTGGAGTCTTTTTCAGAACAGCAATTATCGGGAGAAATTATAACAGCTATGCAAGGAAGTTTTCTACTTTTGCATTAAACCCCCATTGTGAAATG TCAGGTGAAGAGGTGTTGGTGGTTGTTGGTGGAGGAGCTGCTGGAATTTTTGGAGCCATTAGAGCCAAGACCGTTGCACCTAAGCTTAATGTTGTTGTTATAGAGAAGGGAAAACCTCTATCGAAG tggtggtggtggtggcaggTGAAAATTTCTGGAGGAGGTAGGTGCAATGTGACAAATGGTCATTGTGCTGATAACAAG ATTTTGGCAGGGCACTATCCTAGAGGTCATAAAGAATTTAGAGGATCTTTCTTTAATGTGCACGGCCCATTGGACACCATGTCCTGGTTTTCTGATCATGGGGTGGAACTGAAG ACTGAGAAAGATGGAAGGGTGTTTCCTGTCAGTGACAGTTCCTCTTCAATAGTCAATTGTCTTTTGTCTGAAGCAAAGTTTAGGGGAG TTTCTCTGCAGACTGGAAAATTTGTGACAAGTGCATCTGCTAATGCTGGTGGAAAGATCCTTCTCAAGGTTGAGAAGCGTACAATCAACTTGGTTGAATCTATTGAGGCTGATTATCTATTAATTGCTAGTGGAAGCAGTAAGCAG GGTTACGGTCTTGCAGCTCAACTAGGTCATTCAATTATAGATCCTGTACCTAGCTTATTTACATTCAAGATTGGAGATTCACAATTAACAGAATTGTCAGGG GTCACATTCCAAAAGGTCATAGCAAAACTTAAATTAGTAAATGTGCAAAAGAATAGTCCACATCTTACACAG gTTGGGCCCATGTTAGTCACTCATTGGGGACTTAGTGGGCCGGTAATTCTCCGGCTATCTGCTTGGGGTGCTCGTGATCTGTTCTGTTCAGGTTACAAAG GGATACTTACAGTGGATTTTGTGTCTGATTTACATATAGAATCTATGGAGTCTATTCTCAGTAATCACAGGAATCAGTTTGTG AAGCAAAAAGTGATCAATTCATGTCCTTCAGAATTTGGCCTCGTGAAAAGATTctggaaatatatattggaccGTGAG GGTTTATGTGGTGATACCTTGTGGGCTTCCATTTCCAACAACTCTTTAATTTCCATTACTCATCTTCTAAAACATTGTACATTTGAAGTGACTGGGAAG GGCCAATTCAGAGAAGAATTTGTCACTGCCGGTGGTGTTCCTTTGTCCGAG GTCTCTTTGAACACGATGGAAAGCAAAATACATTCACGTTTATTCTTTGCTGGAGAG GTACTCAACGTTGATGGGGTGACCGGTGGTTTCAATTTCCAG AATGCTTGGTCTGGTGGATACATTGCAGGAACAAGTATAGGTAAACTAGCCACAAATGCCTCTCTGAATGATAGATGA
- the LOC123225522 gene encoding uncharacterized protein YtfP isoform X2 — translation MKSIWATMNFTLARLVFNPGVFFRTAIIGRNYNSYARKFSTFALNPHCEMSGEEVLVVVGGGAAGIFGAIRAKTVAPKLNVVVIEKGKPLSKVKISGGGRCNVTNGHCADNKILAGHYPRGHKEFRGSFFNVHGPLDTMSWFSDHGVELKTEKDGRVFPVSDSSSSIVNCLLSEAKFRGVSLQTGKFVTSASANAGGKILLKVEKRTINLVESIEADYLLIASGSSKQGYGLAAQLGHSIIDPVPSLFTFKIGDSQLTELSGVTFQKVIAKLKLVNVQKNSPHLTQVGPMLVTHWGLSGPVILRLSAWGARDLFCSGYKGILTVDFVSDLHIESMESILSNHRNQFVKQKVINSCPSEFGLVKRFWKYILDREGLCGDTLWASISNNSLISITHLLKHCTFEVTGKGQFREEFVTAGGVPLSEVSLNTMESKIHSRLFFAGEVLNVDGVTGGFNFQNAWSGGYIAGTSIGKLATNASLNDR, via the exons ATGAAATCCATTTGGGCAACCATGAACTTCACTTTAGCGCGTTTAGTGTTCAACCCTGGAGTCTTTTTCAGAACAGCAATTATCGGGAGAAATTATAACAGCTATGCAAGGAAGTTTTCTACTTTTGCATTAAACCCCCATTGTGAAATG TCAGGTGAAGAGGTGTTGGTGGTTGTTGGTGGAGGAGCTGCTGGAATTTTTGGAGCCATTAGAGCCAAGACCGTTGCACCTAAGCTTAATGTTGTTGTTATAGAGAAGGGAAAACCTCTATCGAAG gTGAAAATTTCTGGAGGAGGTAGGTGCAATGTGACAAATGGTCATTGTGCTGATAACAAG ATTTTGGCAGGGCACTATCCTAGAGGTCATAAAGAATTTAGAGGATCTTTCTTTAATGTGCACGGCCCATTGGACACCATGTCCTGGTTTTCTGATCATGGGGTGGAACTGAAG ACTGAGAAAGATGGAAGGGTGTTTCCTGTCAGTGACAGTTCCTCTTCAATAGTCAATTGTCTTTTGTCTGAAGCAAAGTTTAGGGGAG TTTCTCTGCAGACTGGAAAATTTGTGACAAGTGCATCTGCTAATGCTGGTGGAAAGATCCTTCTCAAGGTTGAGAAGCGTACAATCAACTTGGTTGAATCTATTGAGGCTGATTATCTATTAATTGCTAGTGGAAGCAGTAAGCAG GGTTACGGTCTTGCAGCTCAACTAGGTCATTCAATTATAGATCCTGTACCTAGCTTATTTACATTCAAGATTGGAGATTCACAATTAACAGAATTGTCAGGG GTCACATTCCAAAAGGTCATAGCAAAACTTAAATTAGTAAATGTGCAAAAGAATAGTCCACATCTTACACAG gTTGGGCCCATGTTAGTCACTCATTGGGGACTTAGTGGGCCGGTAATTCTCCGGCTATCTGCTTGGGGTGCTCGTGATCTGTTCTGTTCAGGTTACAAAG GGATACTTACAGTGGATTTTGTGTCTGATTTACATATAGAATCTATGGAGTCTATTCTCAGTAATCACAGGAATCAGTTTGTG AAGCAAAAAGTGATCAATTCATGTCCTTCAGAATTTGGCCTCGTGAAAAGATTctggaaatatatattggaccGTGAG GGTTTATGTGGTGATACCTTGTGGGCTTCCATTTCCAACAACTCTTTAATTTCCATTACTCATCTTCTAAAACATTGTACATTTGAAGTGACTGGGAAG GGCCAATTCAGAGAAGAATTTGTCACTGCCGGTGGTGTTCCTTTGTCCGAG GTCTCTTTGAACACGATGGAAAGCAAAATACATTCACGTTTATTCTTTGCTGGAGAG GTACTCAACGTTGATGGGGTGACCGGTGGTTTCAATTTCCAG AATGCTTGGTCTGGTGGATACATTGCAGGAACAAGTATAGGTAAACTAGCCACAAATGCCTCTCTGAATGATAGATGA
- the LOC123225522 gene encoding uncharacterized protein YtfP isoform X4, with product MSWFSDHGVELKTEKDGRVFPVSDSSSSIVNCLLSEAKFRGVSLQTGKFVTSASANAGGKILLKVEKRTINLVESIEADYLLIASGSSKQGYGLAAQLGHSIIDPVPSLFTFKIGDSQLTELSGVTFQKVIAKLKLVNVQKNSPHLTQVGPMLVTHWGLSGPVILRLSAWGARDLFCSGYKGILTVDFVSDLHIESMESILSNHRNQFVKQKVINSCPSEFGLVKRFWKYILDREGLCGDTLWASISNNSLISITHLLKHCTFEVTGKGQFREEFVTAGGVPLSEVSLNTMESKIHSRLFFAGEVLNVDGVTGGFNFQNAWSGGYIAGTSIGKLATNASLNDR from the exons ATGTCCTGGTTTTCTGATCATGGGGTGGAACTGAAG ACTGAGAAAGATGGAAGGGTGTTTCCTGTCAGTGACAGTTCCTCTTCAATAGTCAATTGTCTTTTGTCTGAAGCAAAGTTTAGGGGAG TTTCTCTGCAGACTGGAAAATTTGTGACAAGTGCATCTGCTAATGCTGGTGGAAAGATCCTTCTCAAGGTTGAGAAGCGTACAATCAACTTGGTTGAATCTATTGAGGCTGATTATCTATTAATTGCTAGTGGAAGCAGTAAGCAG GGTTACGGTCTTGCAGCTCAACTAGGTCATTCAATTATAGATCCTGTACCTAGCTTATTTACATTCAAGATTGGAGATTCACAATTAACAGAATTGTCAGGG GTCACATTCCAAAAGGTCATAGCAAAACTTAAATTAGTAAATGTGCAAAAGAATAGTCCACATCTTACACAG gTTGGGCCCATGTTAGTCACTCATTGGGGACTTAGTGGGCCGGTAATTCTCCGGCTATCTGCTTGGGGTGCTCGTGATCTGTTCTGTTCAGGTTACAAAG GGATACTTACAGTGGATTTTGTGTCTGATTTACATATAGAATCTATGGAGTCTATTCTCAGTAATCACAGGAATCAGTTTGTG AAGCAAAAAGTGATCAATTCATGTCCTTCAGAATTTGGCCTCGTGAAAAGATTctggaaatatatattggaccGTGAG GGTTTATGTGGTGATACCTTGTGGGCTTCCATTTCCAACAACTCTTTAATTTCCATTACTCATCTTCTAAAACATTGTACATTTGAAGTGACTGGGAAG GGCCAATTCAGAGAAGAATTTGTCACTGCCGGTGGTGTTCCTTTGTCCGAG GTCTCTTTGAACACGATGGAAAGCAAAATACATTCACGTTTATTCTTTGCTGGAGAG GTACTCAACGTTGATGGGGTGACCGGTGGTTTCAATTTCCAG AATGCTTGGTCTGGTGGATACATTGCAGGAACAAGTATAGGTAAACTAGCCACAAATGCCTCTCTGAATGATAGATGA
- the LOC123225522 gene encoding uncharacterized protein YtfP isoform X3 — translation MKSIWATMNFTLARLVFNPGVFFRTAIIGRNYNSYARKFSTFALNPHCEMSGEEVLVVVGGGAAGIFGAIRAKTVAPKLNVVVIEKGKPLSKWWWWWQVKISGGGRCNVTNGHCADNKILAGHYPRGHKEFRGSFFNVHGPLDTMSWFSDHGVELKTEKDGRVFPVSDSSSSIVNCLLSEAKFRGVSLQTGKFVTSASANAGGKILLKVEKRTINLVESIEADYLLIASGSSKQGYGLAAQLGHSIIDPVPSLFTFKIGDSQLTELSGVTFQKVIAKLKLVNVQKNSPHLTQVGPMLVTHWGLSGPVILRLSAWGARDLFCSGYKGILTVDFVSDLHIESMESILSNHRNQFVKQKVINSCPSEFGLVKRFWKYILDREGLCGDTLWASISNNSLISITHLLKHCTFEVTGKRRICHCRWCSFVRGLFEHDGKQNTFTFILCWRGTQR, via the exons ATGAAATCCATTTGGGCAACCATGAACTTCACTTTAGCGCGTTTAGTGTTCAACCCTGGAGTCTTTTTCAGAACAGCAATTATCGGGAGAAATTATAACAGCTATGCAAGGAAGTTTTCTACTTTTGCATTAAACCCCCATTGTGAAATG TCAGGTGAAGAGGTGTTGGTGGTTGTTGGTGGAGGAGCTGCTGGAATTTTTGGAGCCATTAGAGCCAAGACCGTTGCACCTAAGCTTAATGTTGTTGTTATAGAGAAGGGAAAACCTCTATCGAAG tggtggtggtggtggcaggTGAAAATTTCTGGAGGAGGTAGGTGCAATGTGACAAATGGTCATTGTGCTGATAACAAG ATTTTGGCAGGGCACTATCCTAGAGGTCATAAAGAATTTAGAGGATCTTTCTTTAATGTGCACGGCCCATTGGACACCATGTCCTGGTTTTCTGATCATGGGGTGGAACTGAAG ACTGAGAAAGATGGAAGGGTGTTTCCTGTCAGTGACAGTTCCTCTTCAATAGTCAATTGTCTTTTGTCTGAAGCAAAGTTTAGGGGAG TTTCTCTGCAGACTGGAAAATTTGTGACAAGTGCATCTGCTAATGCTGGTGGAAAGATCCTTCTCAAGGTTGAGAAGCGTACAATCAACTTGGTTGAATCTATTGAGGCTGATTATCTATTAATTGCTAGTGGAAGCAGTAAGCAG GGTTACGGTCTTGCAGCTCAACTAGGTCATTCAATTATAGATCCTGTACCTAGCTTATTTACATTCAAGATTGGAGATTCACAATTAACAGAATTGTCAGGG GTCACATTCCAAAAGGTCATAGCAAAACTTAAATTAGTAAATGTGCAAAAGAATAGTCCACATCTTACACAG gTTGGGCCCATGTTAGTCACTCATTGGGGACTTAGTGGGCCGGTAATTCTCCGGCTATCTGCTTGGGGTGCTCGTGATCTGTTCTGTTCAGGTTACAAAG GGATACTTACAGTGGATTTTGTGTCTGATTTACATATAGAATCTATGGAGTCTATTCTCAGTAATCACAGGAATCAGTTTGTG AAGCAAAAAGTGATCAATTCATGTCCTTCAGAATTTGGCCTCGTGAAAAGATTctggaaatatatattggaccGTGAG GGTTTATGTGGTGATACCTTGTGGGCTTCCATTTCCAACAACTCTTTAATTTCCATTACTCATCTTCTAAAACATTGTACATTTGAAGTGACTGGGAAG AGAAGAATTTGTCACTGCCGGTGGTGTTCCTTTGTCCGAG GTCTCTTTGAACACGATGGAAAGCAAAATACATTCACGTTTATTCTTTGCTGGAGAG GTACTCAACGTTGA
- the LOC123226374 gene encoding uncharacterized protein LOC123226374: MGKKKQRPSSSRRKPSQSSGVASTSEPPQPELSLDPVIFREGSQVQEEMKRGNYWKALTMVRKSMSSHQDSPHLLYLEAVALQFLAKTKGKDSKEMIGYLEDANESVEFALNSLPSSIHFASCKVAILYQKALLNDKDWGEAIRECKSALNLKIEDSTDPGVDMFLEENEKVKSSKESRIELEKGVIKWYLQLCEQEQNQIEKGNKESVEKVSGPLQEIMKEFEAEIKNWRAIKQVKTHYGMEKYYGVSIVKKEDYKSFWRTLSAEKKRDFCKVSIEELQRHWKLINFHLVGREAIDFAKEHKTWKCWECCDCHKKFGYLEFYRNHNREVHWENLYWVELEYQIPGEVIEFIENGDWKPLDAEYWVTKIISKMNSESSISSDGDLFDKQSVDENVQDLFGSKSDENESPERAMILKSIRGMFRLFLLQRCLAKTYLHWAIQFTVQQFEDLIPFSRHLGLEAIQIICLLKAAELNQVREFLQNLTITSGKLINPKLVRPRDDYLSCIQVFDIKEKVRIGEILIHRLLDERFLSGDEISLTNNFDAINVLLIWSCEGANIPMVLKALPSLKDSQRQKSKEIFQIFLKECSQDEELCDYKLSMMTRITIKAIESVESMLPEKIEEGDASSEQSYFRIMKKRQKELEGKDDTESTMEKSLISNVIKDILAQAQKLAGFYDKGTESISLSEEDELKMLEDLESAKRLLAYVMAKLWPDISGIMQHELKLERVSLFDYSSIMAYLLKSFLQAKVEQLKYDSTAAAALASEIDDSSEISTATDCIEPEQLQHDQTKQEDNPDSEIGASASVEDLQESILNDSKLLDIRLEELRKIEKEFAEKRAQAVAENVEGLNPAADSEEVLKTAEELELERNVKNEQEEVSETKLEADSPDEATKTAEELELERNVKNEQVEVSETKVEADSPDEATKTAEELEAERNVKNEQEEVSETKTEADPPDEVTKTAEELEAERNVKNEQEEVSETKMEVDPPDEVTKAAEELEAERNVMNEQEEVSENKMEADSPGEVTKTAEELEAERNVKNEQEEVSENKMKANSPDEVAKTAEELEAKRNVESEEKIQKTRWKICIGSTSDL; this comes from the exons ATGGGCAAGAAAAAGCAACGTCCCTCTTCTTCCCGTCGCAAACCATCACAGTCCTCCGGCGTTGCTTCCACCTCTGAACCGCCACAGCCTGAATTATCATTAGACCCTGTGATCTTTCGGGAAGGCTCGCAGGTTCAAGAGGAAATGAAACGTGGAAACTACTGGAAGGCCCTGACGATGGTCAGGAAATCAATGTCTAGTCACCAAGACTCGCCTCACCTTCTGTACCTTGAAGCTGTAGCTCTCCAGTTTCTTGCGAAAACAAAAGGCAAAGATTCCAAGGAAATGATCGGATACTTAGAAGACGCAAATGAATCGGTTGAGTTTGCTTTAAATTCATTGCCCAGTTCGATCCATTTTGCTTCTTGCAAAGTCGCTATTCTGTATCAGAAGGCTTTGCTGAATGATAAAGATTGGGGCGAAGCGATTCGAGAATGCAAGAGCGCGTTGAACTTAAAGATTGAGGATTCAACTGACCCGGGAGTGGATATGTTTCTTGAAGAGAACGAGAAGGTCAAGTCGAGTAAAGAATCAAGAATTGAGCTTGAGAAGGGAGTGATTAAATGGTATTTACAGCTTTGTGAGCAAGAGCAGAATCAAATTGAAAAGGGTAATAAAGAGAGTGTAGAAAAGGTAAGTGGTCCATTACAGGAGATCATGAAGGAGTTTGAAGCAGAAATCAAGAACTGGCGTGCGATTAAGCAGGTAAAGACTCATTATGGTATGGAGAAATACTATGGGGTTTCTATAGTAAAGAAAGAGGATTACAAGTCCTTTTGGAGAACACTGAGTGCTGAGAAGAAAAGGGATTTCTGTAAAGTGAGTATTGAAGAGCTTCAAAGGCATTGgaagttaattaattttcatttggtAGGCAGGGAAGCCATTGATTTCGCTAAAGAACACAAAACTTGGAAGTGCTGGGAGTGCTGTGATTGTCACAAGAAGTTTGGTTATTTGGAGTTTTATAGGAATCATAACAGGGAGGTGCATTGGGAGAATCTTTATTGGGTGGAATTAGAGTATCAGATTCCTGGTGAGGTGATTGAGTTTATTGAGAACGGTGATTGGAAGCCTTTAGATGCTGAATATTGGGTAACCAAAATTATCAGTAAGATGAATTCAGAGTCTTCTATTTCCTCTGATGGTGACCTGTTTGATAAGCAGAGCGTGGATGAGAATGTGCAAGATTTGTTTGGCAGTAAAAGTGATGAGAATGAATCACCTGAGCGTGCAATGATTCTCAAGAGTATTCGTGGGATGTTTCGCTTGTTTCTCCTACAGAGATGTTTGGCAAAAACATATCTTCATTGGGCAATACAATTTACAGTTCAACAGTTTGAGGATCTAATTCCGTTTTCCAGGCATCTTGGGTTGGAGGCCATTCAGATCATATGCCTTTTGAAAGCTGCAGAGTTGAATCAGGTCCGTGAATTCCTACAGAATCTAACAATTACTTCTGGTAAACTTATAAATCCTAAGTTGGTTAGACCTAGAGATGATTATCTTAGTTGTATTCAAGTGTTTGATATCAAAGAGAAGGTTAGAATCGGTGAAATATTAATACATCGCCTCTTGGATGAGAGATTTTTGAGCGGAGATGAGATTAGTCtaactaataattttgatgCTATTAATGTTCTATTAATTTGGTCATGCGAAGGCGCAAACATCCCAATGGTTTTGAAGGCATTGCCCAGTCTGAAAGACTCTCAAAGACAAAAATCAAAGGAAATCTTTCAGATTTTTCTCAAAGAATGTTCACAAGATGAAGAATTATGTGATTATAAATTAAGCATGATGACTAGAATCACCATAAAAGCAATTGAATCAGTTGAGAGCATGCTTCCTGAAAAGATTGAGGAGGGGGATGCAAGTTCAGAACAGTCTTATTTCAGAATCATGAAGAAGAGGCAAAAGGAACTTGAAGGGAAAGATGATACTGAGAGTACGATGGAGAAATCTTTAATCTCCAATGTTATAAAGGATATTCTAGCTCAAGCACAAAAACTGGCAGGCTTCTATGATAAAGGGACTGAATCAATAAGTTTGAGTGAAGAAGATGAATTGAAAATGCTTGAAGACTTGGAATCTGCCAAAAGATTG CTGGCCTATGTCATGGCAAAGTTGTGGCCGGATATTTCTGGCATAATGCAGCATGAACTGAAGCTTGAGAGGGTGTCCTTGTTTGACTACAGCTCAATCATGGCATATTTGTTGAAGTCATTCTTGCAG GCAAAAGTGGAACAGCTGAAGTATGATTCCACGGCAGCAGCGGCTCTTGCATCTGAGATTGATGACAGCAGTGAGATCAGCACA GCAACTGATTGTATTGAGCCTGAACAGCTCCAACACgatcaaaccaaacaaga AGACAATCCAGATTCTGAAATTGGTGCTTCTGCAAGTGTTGAAGACTTGCAAGAATCAATTTTGAATGACTCAAAACTGCTCGACATACGTTTGGAGGAACTGAGGAAAATTGAGAAAGAGTTTGCAGAGAAAAGAGCTCAAGCTGTTGCTGAAAATGTTGAAGGCCTAAATCCTG CTGCAGATTCTGAGGAAGTATTGAAGACCGCAGAAGAGTTGGAATTGGAGAGGAATGTAAAGAATGAACAAGAGGAGGTTTCAGAGACCAAGTTGGAAGCAGATTCTCCTGATGAAGCAACGAAGACCGCAGAAGAGTTGGAATTGGAGAGGAATGTAAAGAATGAACAAGTGGAGGTTTCAGAGACCAAGGTGGAAGCAGATTCTCCTGATGAAGCAACGAAGACGGCAGAAGAGTTGGAAGCTGAGAGGAATGTAAAGAATGAACAAGAGGAGGTTTCAGAGACCAAGACGGAAGCAGATCCTCCTGATGAAGTGACGAAGACGGCAGAAGAGTTGGAAGCTGAGAGGAACGTAAAGAATGAACAAGAGGAGGTTTCAGAGACCAAGATGGAAGTAGATCCTCCTGATGAAGTAACGAAGGCGGCAGAAGAGTTAGAAGCGGAGAGGAATGTAATGAATGAACAAGAGGAGGTTTCAGAGAACAAGATGGAAGCAGATTCTCCTGGGGAAGTAACGAAGACGGCAGAAGAGTTGGAAGCAGAGAGGAATGTAAAGAATGAACAAGAGGAGGTTTCAGAGAACAAGATGAAAGCAAATTCTCCTGATGAAGTAGCAAAGACCGCAGAAGAGTTGGAAGCAAAGAGGAATGTAGAGAGTGAAGAGAAGATTCAGAAAACCAGATGGAAGATTTGTATTGGAAGTACTTCTGATCTTTAA
- the LOC123226375 gene encoding uncharacterized protein LOC123226375, which produces MEIFQKAKVVRFKSHHNKYLLADEDEEHVSQDRNGTSKNAKWTVELVPDSNVMRLKSCYGKYLTASNMPFLLGATGRKVLQTLPRKLDSSVEWEPIRDGLQVKMKTLYGHYLRGNGGLPPWRNSVTHDIPHRTHTQEWIIWDVDVLEFQNPTSVPQKPTPPPQAPQPVKTIEHTPSETFSPTAIRLKTPDEVISASDLFEASPPKAEGRHITYDLTDENGNIADESKKGLQFTFKGSGVEELKQAIKEEIGMDDIVVCSRNPLNGELYPLKLHLPPNNAAMHLVVVPSTAQVKY; this is translated from the exons ATGGAGATCTTCCAGAAAGCCAAGGTCGTTCGTTTCAAGAGCCACCACAACAAGTATTTACTAGCGGACGAAGATGAAGAACACGTTTCCCAGGACCGGAATGGCACCTCTAAGAATGCGAAATGGACGGTGGAGCTTGTTCCGGATTCAAACGTTATGCGTTTAAAAAGTTGTTATGGCAAATATTTAACAGCTTCAAACATGCCCTTTTTACTCGGAGCCACCGGGAGGAAAGTCCTGCAAACTCTTCCCAGGAAGTTGGATTCGTCTGTCGAATGGGAACCCATCAGAGACGGCCTCCAGGTTAAGATGAAGACGCTTTACGGCCATTATTTGCGGGGGAACGGCGGCCTGCCGCCCTGGAGAAACTCTGTCACGCATGACATTCCACATAGAACCCACACACAAGAATGGATTATATGGGATGTAGATGTTTTAGAGTTTCAGAACCCAACTTCGGTTCCTCAGAAGCCAACGCCGCCGCCACAGGCACCGCAGCCTGTTAAAACTATTGAGCACACACCATCAGAAACCTTTTCTCCCACCGCCATTCGGCTGAAGACCCCTGACGAGGTAATTTCG GCTTCTGATTTATTTGAAGCTTCACCACCAAAAGCAGAGGGAAGACATATTACTTACGACTTGACTGATGAAAATGGTAATATTGCTGATGAGTCAAAGAAAGGACTTCAATTCACATTTAAGGGAAGTGGGGTGGAGGAATTGAAACAAGCTATAAAAGAAGAGATAGGGATGGATGACATCGTCGTTTGTTCTCGAAATCCATTGAATGGGGAGCTCTATCCTCTCAAGTTACATCTTCCTCCAAACAATGCCGCCATGCATCTTGTTGTTGTTCCTTCAACAGCTCAAGTTAagtattaa
- the LOC123226376 gene encoding LOB domain-containing protein 27-like, whose translation MTIKGGTKQACAACKYLRRKCALDCPLARYFPANQQKMFLNAHRLFGVSNIGRILKKVEDDKRDEAMRTIIFEANIRAKDRVHGCWGIICHLQHIIQSAMDEVRLVKAAVAKCREFNQYQVGSSGNVVNLGQNNDLYAESNENFMKQNDLRVEQDPFYEGAEDFPMTVPQDYDDNLPPPGLDDDNKETSSSEESKDAI comes from the exons ATGACCATAAAAGGAGGCACAAAACAAGCTTGTGCCGCATGTAAATATCTAAGGAGAAAATGTGCCCTGGACTGCCCTCTTGCTCGGTACTTCCCAGCCAATCAACAGAAGATGTTTCTGAATGCTCACCGCCTTTTTGGGGTGTCGAATATAGGGAGAATCTTAAAAAAAGTTGAGGATGATAAGAGAGATGAGGCTATGAGAACCATCATTTTTGAGGCGAATATAAGGGCTAAGGATCGTGTTCATGGATGTTGGGGGATTATTTGTCATCTTCAACATATTATACAATCAGCCATGGATGAGGTTCGGTTGGTGAAGGCAGCAGTGGCAAAATGCAGGGAGTTTAACCAATATCAAGTAGGTTCAAGTGGTAATGTTGTTAATTTGGGGCAAAATAATGATTTGTATGCAGAAAgcaatgaaaattttatgaagCAAAATGATTTAAGGGTTGAACAAGACCCTTTTTATGAGGGTGCTGAAGATTTTCCAATGACAGTTCCCCAGGATTATGATGATAATTTACCACCACCTGGTCTTGATGATGACAACAAAGAAACTTCAAGCAG TGAGGAATCAAAGGATGCtatataa